The Macrobrachium nipponense isolate FS-2020 chromosome 27, ASM1510439v2, whole genome shotgun sequence genome includes a region encoding these proteins:
- the LOC135200904 gene encoding small nuclear ribonucleoprotein Sm D2-like: MAATQKSRSDMNPEELAALEKEEFATGPLRILNESVQNNTQVLINCRNNKKLLGRVKAFDRHFNMVLEQVTEIWMEQPKTAKGQKKSKPVNRERYIQKMFLRGDSVIIVVKNPLGNQ; this comes from the exons TGCTACACAGAAGAGTCGCAGTGATATGAACCCAGAGGAGTTGGCTGCTCTTGAGAAGGAAGAATTTGCCACAGGTCCATTGCGAATCTTGAATGAAAGTGTCCAGAATAACACACAG GTTTTGATTAATTGCCGAAACAACAAGAAACTTCTGGGTCGTGTGAAGGCTTTTGACAGGCATTTTAACATGGTATTGGAACAAGTAACAGAAATTTGGATGGAACAGCCAAAGACTGCCAAAGGACAGAAAAAATCCAAGCCTGTGAACCGTGAAAG ATACATTCAGAAGATGTTCCTAAGAGGGGACTCTGTCATCATTGTAGTCAAGAATCCTCTTGGTAATCAGTAG